From the Microbacterium profundi genome, the window ACTTGTCCCCGAGGACGTTGTAAGGCAGGTTGGTGTCCGTCGTCTTCGCGACCTTCTGGTTATCGGGGTCCCAGGTCGTGACGCCCATGCGATCGGCGACGGCGTTGATGTCGCAGATCTCCAGCTTGGATGCCATGGCGAAGTAACCCGAGTTGAGCGAGTCCTTCGTGAAGCGCATCGGGGTGCCGTAGTAGCCGGGATTGTTGTTGAAGTTGTTGACCTTGCTGGTGTCGACGGGTTGCGTCTGCCCATCGCATACGTTCATCTTCAACGTCTGGTGGCGGCCGTTGATCGATTCGTTGACGGAGCGCCCGGTCTCGAGCCAGTCGATCAGCGTGAACAGCTTGTACGTCGATCCGACCGGGAACCCTGCGGATCCGCCGTGGGCGTAGTCCGCGGCGTACACAAGACTCGAGAACGCCTGATCGTCGGTCGGAGTCTCCTTGAAGGTCGTGTTCTGCGTGATCGCGAGGATTCGCCCTGTGGCGGGTTCGATCGTGACACCGGCACCGCCGAAGTACTGGTTGTCGTAGTTCGCCGGCACCCGGTCCTTGAGGGCTGCCACGGCAGGGTCCTGAATGCGCAGATCCAGCGAGGTGTAGATATCCAGGCCGTCGCGCTGAAGCGCCTTCACGCGCTCTTCAGCACTCTCCCCGAAAGCCGGGTCGTTGCGAACCACGCTCTCGACGTACTTGCAGAAATAGGCGTTGTTCTGGGCGGCTGCGCACCCCTGCGCCGGCGCATTCAGTGCCGGGACGATCGGCTCCTCGAGCGCCGCGGCATGCTGCGCTTCGGTGATCTTGCCGTCTGCGTACATGCGATTGATGACGTAGTCGCGGCGGACCTTCGTCAGCGCGTAGCCATCCGCCTCGCTGTTCACAGCGTTGCCGGCGTCATCGGTGGCGGAGCCGCCCGTCTTGTCGATGCGGTACCGGTTCGGATTCTGCACGATGCCGGCGAGCGTTGCCGCCTGCGCGATCGTCAGATTCGATGCGCTGGCGCTGAAGTAGTAGTTCGCGGCTGCCTCGATGCCGTAGACAGTGCCGCCGAAGCTGGCGATGTTGAGGTAGCCGAGCAGGATCTCGTTCTTCGAGTAGTCCTTCTCGATCTGGATGGCGTAGCGCATCTCCTGCAGCTTGCGTTCGATGCCGTCGGTTCCACGGGCGTTGGTCGCGTCCAGCCAGCACTGGGCGGTCTTGTCCGCGTAGTTCTTGTCGCCGGGCAGCACCTTCTGCTCGCACTGCTGCACGAGCACGTTCTTCACGTATTGCTGGCTGATCGTGGATGCGCCGCGTGACGACGTGCCGCGCACGTTGTCGATCAGGGCCTTCGCCGTCGCCCCGAGGTTCACGCCGCCGTGCTCGTAGTAGCCCTTGTCCTCACTGGAGAGGATGGCGGCGTACATGATCGGGGAGATCTGGTCGAACTCCACCTGCGTGCGGTTCTGATCGAAGAACGTCGCCATCTGCACAGGCTGGCCGTCATAGCCGATCGCGTAGAACTTGCTCGGTTCCATCGGTGCGTCCGGTTTCAGGTACGACGGCAGGTTCTCGAACAGATCGAGGGCTTGGGATCCGGCGGCTCCGGCGACGGCGAGCGCGGGCGTGACCGTCGCGGTCACCAGGATCCCGGCGACAGCGCTGAGCCCGATCAGACCGAGAAGGCCGCCGAGCACGCCTTTCGCCGTGCGATTCTTCTGAGGCATACGCTAGATCGTAGGGGAGTTCCCTGAATACCGCCTTTGACGCTCGACGTGTCGACCGTCTCTGACCGCAGGAGTGCCATGACCACGTGGGAGTACCTCACCACCCCGCTGCTGATCCACAACACCGCCGCGATCCTCAACAACTGGGGAAAGCAGGGCTGGGAGCTCGTGCAGGTCGTCCAAGGACCTGAAGGAGGCCTCGTCGCCTACTTCAAGCGACCCGTGTCGCAGGACGGGTCGAACAGCGCGGGCCTCGCGGCCGCAGCGCAGGCGTCGCGCCAGTTCGATGGCGGTGCCGCATGAGCATCGCAGCACGGCTGAGTGAGCTCGGGATAGAGCTGCCCGACGTGGCCGCCCCCGTAGCGGCCTACGTCCCCGCCATCGTGCACGCCGGACTCGTCTATACCTCCGGTCAGCTTCCGTTCGCATCCGGTGCGCTGCCCGCGATCGGAAAGGTCGGCGTAGAAGTCACCGCTGACGATGCCAAGGTCTACGCGCGCACCTGCGCGCTGAACGCTCTCGCCGCGGCAGCCGCCGCCGCAGGCGGGCTGGAGAAGATCGGCGGCGTGCTGCGCGTCGGCGGCTTCGTCGCATCCGATCCGGCCTTCACCGGCCAGCCCGGCGTCATCAACGGGGCGAGCGACGTGCTCGGCGAGATATTCGGCGACGCCGGACAGCACGTACGCGCCGCAGTCGGCGTCGCCGTGCTGCCTCTGGACAGCCCCGTCGAGGTCGAGGTGACCTTCACCCTCGCCTGAGCATTTCGTCTCTACGTGAAGAAGGTCCCCGCACCGTGAGCGCGGGGACCTTCTTCACATCCCGGTTACTTGACCTGTGCAGAGATGATGCTCATGACGGCGGTGTCTGCCAGCGTCGTGGTGTCGCCGACCTCGCGGCCCTCCGCGACGTCGCGCAGCAGCCGGCGCATGATCTTGCCGGAGCGGGTCTTGGGCAGCTCGCCGACGATGTAGACGTCGCGGGGGCGGGCGATCGCGCCGATCTGCTCGCCGACCCACTGGCGCAGCTGCGTCGCGAGTCCCGCCGCATCGTGCGCGGAGAGGTAGCTCTCCTTGATGATCACGAACGCGACGACGGCCTGGCCGGTGGTCTCATCCGCCGCGCCGACCACGGCGGCCTCAGCGGTGGCCTCGTGAGCGACCAGCGATGATTCGATCTCGGCGGTGGAGAGGCGGTGGCCGGAGACGTTCATCACATCATCCACGCGTCCGAGCAGCCACAGGTCGCCATCCTCGTCCAGGCGCGCACCGTCGCCCGCGAAGTAGTACCCCTGCTTCTCGAACTTGTCCCAGTACGTCTCCTTGTAGCGCTCCGGGTCGCCCCAGATGCCGCGCAGCATGCTCGGCCAGGGCTCGGTGATCACGAGCAGTCCGCCGTTGCCGTTGCCGACCTCTTCTCCCGATTCATCGACGACGTCGATGGTGATGCCGGGCAGCGGCACCTGCGCTGAGCCCGGCTTCGTCGCCGTGATTCCGGGCAGCGGGGAGACCATGATGGCTCCTGTCTCGGTCTGCCACCAGGTGTCGACGATCGGGGCGTTGCCGCCGCCGATGACCTCGCGGTACCACATCCAGGCCTCGGGGTTGATGGGCTCGCCCACCGAGCCGAGCAGCCGGATGGAGGACAGATCGAACTTCCGCGGAACGCTGCGGCCGATCTTCATGAACGAGCGGATCGCGGTCGGCGCGGTGTAGAAGATCGTCACGCCGTACTTCTCGATGATCTCCCACCAGCGTCCGGGATGCGGGGCGTCGGGTGTGCCCTCGTAGAGCACCTGCGTCGCGCCGTTCGCGAGCGGCCCGTAGGTGACATAGGTGTGGCCGGTGACCCAGCCGATGTCGGCGGTGCACCAGAACACGTCCGTCTCCGGCTTCAGGTCGAACACGTTCTTGTGCGTGTACGCGGCCTGGGTGAGGTAGCCGCCAGAGGTGTGCAGGATGCCCTTCGGTTTTCCCGTGGTGCCGGACGTGTAGAGGATGAACAGCGGGCTCTCGGCGGGGAACGCCTGTGCCTCGTGTTCTGCGGATGCTGCCGGAACCGCGTCGTGCCACCAGTGATCGCGGCCTTCGGTCCAATCGACCTCGTTCTCACCGCGCTTGACGACGAGGACATGCTCGACGGTCTGCTGCACACCGTCGCCTCTGTCGCTGAGGGCCTGGTCGACAGCCGGCTTGAGCGCCGAGACGCGACCCTTGCGATAGCCGCCGTCCGCGGTGATGACGACCTTCGCGCCGGCATCGTCGATGCGCGAGCGCAGACTGTCCGCGCTGAAACCGCCGAAGACGACGGAGTGGACGGCGCCGAGGCGGGCGACGGCGAGTATCGCCGCGACAGCCTCGGGAATCATCGGCAGGTAGATCGCGACACGATCCCCGGTGCCGACTCCGAATCCGGACAGCACATTCGCCACGCGCTTGACCTCGTCGGTCAGCTCGGCATAGGTGATGCGGCGCGAATCGCCCGGCTCGCCCTCCCAGAGGATGGCGACGCGGTCGCCATTGCCTGCTTCGACGTGCCGATCTAGGCAGTTGTAGGCGACGTTGAGCTCGCCGTCGTCGAACCACTTCGCGAACGGGGGAGTGGACCAGTCGAGCACGCGCGTGAACGGCTTGTGCCAGTGCAGCAGGTCTCTGGACTGCTCGCCCCAGAAGGCTTCCCGATCAGTGCCGGCGCGCTGGTACAACTCGGGCTGCGCGACGGCGGATGCGGCGAAATCATCCGAAGGCGGGAAC encodes:
- the acs gene encoding acetate--CoA ligase, encoding MSSQIDHLLDETRRFPPSDDFAASAVAQPELYQRAGTDREAFWGEQSRDLLHWHKPFTRVLDWSTPPFAKWFDDGELNVAYNCLDRHVEAGNGDRVAILWEGEPGDSRRITYAELTDEVKRVANVLSGFGVGTGDRVAIYLPMIPEAVAAILAVARLGAVHSVVFGGFSADSLRSRIDDAGAKVVITADGGYRKGRVSALKPAVDQALSDRGDGVQQTVEHVLVVKRGENEVDWTEGRDHWWHDAVPAASAEHEAQAFPAESPLFILYTSGTTGKPKGILHTSGGYLTQAAYTHKNVFDLKPETDVFWCTADIGWVTGHTYVTYGPLANGATQVLYEGTPDAPHPGRWWEIIEKYGVTIFYTAPTAIRSFMKIGRSVPRKFDLSSIRLLGSVGEPINPEAWMWYREVIGGGNAPIVDTWWQTETGAIMVSPLPGITATKPGSAQVPLPGITIDVVDESGEEVGNGNGGLLVITEPWPSMLRGIWGDPERYKETYWDKFEKQGYYFAGDGARLDEDGDLWLLGRVDDVMNVSGHRLSTAEIESSLVAHEATAEAAVVGAADETTGQAVVAFVIIKESYLSAHDAAGLATQLRQWVGEQIGAIARPRDVYIVGELPKTRSGKIMRRLLRDVAEGREVGDTTTLADTAVMSIISAQVK
- a CDS encoding RidA family protein, with the translated sequence MSIAARLSELGIELPDVAAPVAAYVPAIVHAGLVYTSGQLPFASGALPAIGKVGVEVTADDAKVYARTCALNALAAAAAAAGGLEKIGGVLRVGGFVASDPAFTGQPGVINGASDVLGEIFGDAGQHVRAAVGVAVLPLDSPVEVEVTFTLA
- a CDS encoding transglycosylase domain-containing protein, producing MPQKNRTAKGVLGGLLGLIGLSAVAGILVTATVTPALAVAGAAGSQALDLFENLPSYLKPDAPMEPSKFYAIGYDGQPVQMATFFDQNRTQVEFDQISPIMYAAILSSEDKGYYEHGGVNLGATAKALIDNVRGTSSRGASTISQQYVKNVLVQQCEQKVLPGDKNYADKTAQCWLDATNARGTDGIERKLQEMRYAIQIEKDYSKNEILLGYLNIASFGGTVYGIEAAANYYFSASASNLTIAQAATLAGIVQNPNRYRIDKTGGSATDDAGNAVNSEADGYALTKVRRDYVINRMYADGKITEAQHAAALEEPIVPALNAPAQGCAAAQNNAYFCKYVESVVRNDPAFGESAEERVKALQRDGLDIYTSLDLRIQDPAVAALKDRVPANYDNQYFGGAGVTIEPATGRILAITQNTTFKETPTDDQAFSSLVYAADYAHGGSAGFPVGSTYKLFTLIDWLETGRSVNESINGRHQTLKMNVCDGQTQPVDTSKVNNFNNNPGYYGTPMRFTKDSLNSGYFAMASKLEICDINAVADRMGVTTWDPDNQKVAKTTDTNLPYNVLGDKYIAPLDMAGAYATVANKGVYCEPKAIDRVVNQKGEEQPIPETSCSQVISPEVAATAAYALQGVMDSGGTGQNANPFDGTPLIGKTGSHQTYATMMIEASTKAASAVYIGRTEGDANIWNEWYNDNQLQNIRYAVARDMQAAANAVLGGGDEFPPPDNNLTRRVLVDLPSVVGQSVADATATLEGAGFSVNVGAPVDSDAAAGIVAAQDPGAGQTSSGATVTISPSNGQGATVPDVAGQGLADAVEALKAAGFTSVTPHASCSAGDDDDKKTVTSTTPAAGTATKKSTAVTVKCS